The Calothrix sp. PCC 7507 DNA segment ATGCTTCTGGAACACCAGATGAGTCTTACAGCATTGGTACTAAAAAAGAAGTTCCTGACATTGTGATTGAAGTCATCGTCACTAGTGGCACTATTAACAGGAAAGAGTTATACAAACCCAAAAAAGTACCTGAAGTTTGGTTTTGGAAGTCTAACACTATTCAAATATTCCGTCTTACCGAAGGTGGTGAATATCAAGAAGTGAACAGAAGTGGGTTTTTTCCCGATTTAGATCCGGCTTTATTGCTACGTTATATCGCTATGCCTGATCAGTATGATGCTGTGGTTGAATTTGAGCAAGCTATCCGGAATCAATAAATATTTATCCCCAAATTATTTGCAAATTTAAAATAAATCCGGATAAAACATCTTCCCCTGATAATTCTTGTGGACATTCTGATATTTCTACTGATTGTTCAAGACGATAAATTTCTACTTGACGCATTTTGGGATTAATTAACCAACCTAATTTCACTCCGTTATTGATATATTCCCGCATTTTTTCTTGCGTTTCTCTCAAAGTATCGCTTGGTGACATTAACTCTAAAACAAAATCAGGGGCGATAGGCGGAAACTTTTCTTTTTCTTCGGGTGTGAGTGCATCCCATCTATCTTTTCTAATCCAAGCCACATCAGGAGAACGGTTTGCACCATTGGGAAGTTTAAAGCAGGTGGAAGAATCAAAGCAAACTCCTAATTTAGTTTGGCGATTCCAAATGACAAAATCTGACGCAACTTCAATATTGCGCTTTCCAGTTTCTCCACCTGTGGGTGACATTATCAGCAGTTCTCCCTTTGCATTGCGTTCAAATTTGATTTCAGGATTTTCCCGACAGAGTTGATAAAATTGGTTGTCGGTGAGTTGGATAATCGAGTTTAAGTTGAGTGCGATCGCTGTCATAGGGATTATGTTGGGAATAACATCAACTTTAGTGAAATTGTCAGCGAAATAAAAAGTCTATTGAAGAATAAACGGGACAAACTTTACTACTTTTGTGCATCTTCGTCTAGCGCTTTCTGGATAGCGCGACGACAAAAT contains these protein-coding regions:
- a CDS encoding Uma2 family endonuclease; translated protein: MSIPLVDQSTEEKLVILKDVSWEQFKGIETHLQDNHHIRLSYLSGILEIMAPIGEKHEEVKSTVGLLLEVYMKLLGIRFYRRGGFTLEEQGYASGTPDESYSIGTKKEVPDIVIEVIVTSGTINRKELYKPKKVPEVWFWKSNTIQIFRLTEGGEYQEVNRSGFFPDLDPALLLRYIAMPDQYDAVVEFEQAIRNQ
- a CDS encoding Uma2 family endonuclease; the encoded protein is MTAIALNLNSIIQLTDNQFYQLCRENPEIKFERNAKGELLIMSPTGGETGKRNIEVASDFVIWNRQTKLGVCFDSSTCFKLPNGANRSPDVAWIRKDRWDALTPEEKEKFPPIAPDFVLELMSPSDTLRETQEKMREYINNGVKLGWLINPKMRQVEIYRLEQSVEISECPQELSGEDVLSGFILNLQIIWG